The Impatiens glandulifera chromosome 3, dImpGla2.1, whole genome shotgun sequence genome contains a region encoding:
- the LOC124931851 gene encoding zinc finger CCCH domain-containing protein 20-like, with protein MLTVMINNGGETNRSYSSLPWNLLDESTFSPFPGCGGASFNYYGNGDIILKNQNEDQNGIDEFDISIDEFSTDRFRMYEYKVKKCVRGRSHDWTDCPFAHPGEKARRRDPTKHNYSGSICPEFRKGNCRKGDGCEFSHGVFECWLHPSRYRTQPCKDGIHCRRPVCFFAHTPEQLRVVESVGSPKLNDPYDVFLESPPISPVQFKLVNEIAASIRNLHLSPSFKMGSGRFSPRSSPAAALQRGFSSSPCTLSSRYGVGGMYDSWETTEAMERVESGKSLREKMYARLSMENPLNQVEPDVGWVSDLLG; from the coding sequence atgttaaCGGTGATGATTAACAATGGAGGAGAAACAAATCGATCATATTCTTCCCTTCCATGGAACCTTCTAGATGAGTCCACGTTCAGTCCATTCCCCGGCTGCGGCGGCGCTTCTTTCAACTATTACGGCAATGGCGACATTATTCTCAAAAACCAGAATGAAGATCAAAACGGAATCGACGAATTTGACATCTCGATTGACGAGTTCTCAACAGATCGTTTCAGAATGTACGAGTATAAAGTGAAGAAATGCGTTCGAGGTCGTTCACATGATTGGACTGACTGTCCGTTTGCTCATCCGGGTGAGAAAGCCCGTCGTCGCGATCCGACCAAGCACAATTATTCCGGTTCGATCTGTCCTGAATTCCGAAAGGGAAATTGCAGGAAAGGCGACGGTTGCGAGTTTTCCCACGGAGTATTTGAGTGTTGGCTACACCCATCTCGATATCGTACGCAACCATGTAAGGATGGTATCCATTGCCGTCGCCCTGTTTGCTTCTTCGCTCATACGCCGGAGCAACTCCGCGTTGTTGAATCTGTAGGAAGCCCGAAACTGAACGATCCGTACGACGTATTTCTCGAGTCACCGCCCATCTCTCCGGTGCAATTCAAATTAGTGAACGAAATTGCCGCTTCGATCAGGAACCTGCATCTTAGCCCGTCTTTCAAAATGGGAAGTGGTAGATTTTCGCCGAGAAGTTCGCCGGCGGCGGCTCTGCAACGTGGGTTTTCAAGCTCGCCTTGTACTCTCTCGAGTCGGTATGGGGTCGGCGGCATGTACGACTCGTGGGAGACGACGGAGGCGATGGAGAGGGTGGAATCGGGGAAAAGTCTCCGGGAAAAAATGTACGCTAGACTGAGTATGGAAAACCCGCTGAACCAAGTGGAGCCGGACGTCGGATGGGTTTCTGACCTATTGGGTTGA
- the LOC124928888 gene encoding uncharacterized protein LOC124928888 — protein MNTGIHPTIPQQYMMPPKGTTTIILEAVASYDLWIWHAFFGMPGTLNDINVLDRSPIFDDIESSETPTVNFIVNGRQYNLAYYLADGIYPKWPVFVQSIQMPQGDKAQLFAKQQEACRKDVERAFGVLQARFAIIRQPARMWNIDVLGKIMRACIILHNMIVEDERDSYSRNWENIDFERSNNSGSSSSDNVQREVLPQFQVHVEGRSESNIHIRADLRDKAQHIQLNKDLVMHIWNKFGTTLD, from the coding sequence ATGAATACCGGAATCCATCCTACTATTCCACAACAATATATGATGCCACCCAAGGGCACAACAACAATTATCCTCGAGGCAGTGGCATCTTATGATTTGTGGATATGGCATGCTTTTTTTGGCATGCCCGGAACATTGAACGATATTAATGTATTAGACAGGTCACCAATTTTTGACGACATTGAGTCTAGTGAAACTCCTACTGTGAACTTCATTGTGAATGGTCGACAATACAATCTTGCCTACTATCTTGCTGATGGAATCTATCCGAAATGGCCCGTCTTTGTCCAATCAATTCAAATGCCCCAAGGAGACAAAGCGCAGTTGTTTGCAAAACAACAAGAAGCATGCAGGAAAGATGTAGAACGTGCATTTGGGGTACTCCAAGCACGGTTTGCTATTATTCGCCAACCAGCTAGGATGTGGAATATTGATGTCCTAGGTAAAATAATGAGGGCATgcataattttacataatatgATTGTGGAGGATGAACGAGATTCGTATTCACGAAATTGGGAAAATATCGACTTCGAACGTTCGAATAATTCCGGGTCTAGTTCCTCAGATAATGTCCAAAGAGAAGTGCTACCTCAATTTCAAGTGCATGTTGAAGGCCGATCTGAATCAAATATTCATATTAGGGCCGATCTACGTGACAAAGCACAACATATTCAATTGAATAAAGATCTTGTCATGCACATTTGGAATAAATTTGGAACAACTCTCGATTAG
- the LOC124932119 gene encoding uncharacterized protein LOC124932119, whose translation MEQSDNVLNTILEEDNFEEDDDVEMLDVEEGELIETDTYNRSDLLHNNVDLDLNTTDQNSGIKTSKNKRKKKKKNKRKRCNSTGDVTDVNRFVLDICKRLKEKKSYLMYNAVGVLGASALDDLVKEVDAIQACGGQKTADGKRFRFGGGILWNILKVRDPNAYKEIMRRGKEFEKQFRQQTDQMTLSSSDHSIEQANNDQSQIKPPLVEAKKRVSALDRLRVPVSYNDLPGEEDQKDEKTPDLG comes from the exons ATGGAACAATCTGACAATGTGTTGAATACCATACTTGAAGAAGATAATTTCGAGGAGGATGATGATGTTGAGATGCTAGACGTAGAGGAAGGAGAATTGATAGAGACAGATACTTATAATAGATCAGATTTGCTACATAATAATGTTGATTTAGATTTGAATACAACAGATCAAAATTCTGGGATTAAGACCAGTAAGaataagagaaagaagaagaagaagaataagagaAAGAGATGCAATTCAACTGGTGATGTCACAGATGTCAACAG GTTTGTTTTAGATATCTGTAAGAGGTTGAAGGAGAAGAAATCGTACCTGATGTATAATGCTGTTGGCGTCCTCGGTGCTTCTGCCTTGGATGATCTTGTTAAAGAG GTGGATGCAATTCAAGCTTGTGGAGGTCAAAAGACTGCAGATGGCAAACGATTTAGGTTTGGTGGTGGTATACTATGGAACATCTTGAAAGTACGTGATCCAAATGCCTACAAAGAGATAATGAGAAGGGGAAAGGAATTCGAG AAACAATTTAGGCAACAAACAGATCAGATGACATTGTCTTCCTCAGATCATTCAATAGAGCAAGCTAATAATGATCAGAGTCAAATCAAGCCTCCGCTTGTGGAAGCGAAAAAACGTGTTTCTGCACTTGATAGGTTGAGGGTGCCTGTCTCGTACAATGATCTACCAGGAGAAGAGGATCAGAAAGACGAGAAAACACCTGATCTGGGTTAA
- the LOC124932017 gene encoding NADH dehydrogenase [ubiquinone] iron-sulfur protein 7, mitochondrial, producing the protein MALLLRNATPRLALLASQKAAAIHTTIPALAESSPPTQYAQAPPPSSISPTGLSKTGEYVISKVDDLLNWARRGSIWPMTFGLACCAVEMMHTGAARYDLDRFGIIFRPSPRQSDCMIVAGTLTNKMAPALRKVYDQMPEPRWVISMGSCANGGGYYHYSYSVVRGCDRIVPVDIYVPGCPPTAEALLYGLLQLQKKINRRKDFLHWWTK; encoded by the exons ATGGCTCTTCTTCTTCGCAACGCCACCCCTCGACTTGCCCTTCTCGCATCACAGAAGGCGGCGGCGATCCACACCACCATCCCGGCGCTAGCCGAATCTTCACCTCCGACTCAATATGCCCAGGCACCGCCTCCATCATCCATATCACCGACTGGCCTTTCCAAGACCGGTGAGTACGTGATCTCGAAGGtcgatgatcttctcaactgggCTCGCCGAGGATCTATCTGGCCGATGACCTTCGGTTTAGCATGTTGTGCTGTTGAGATGATGCATACGGGAGCTGCCCGTTATGATTTGGATCGATTCGGTATCATCTTCAGGCCAAGCCCTAGGCAATCTGACTGTATGATTGTTGCTGGAACTCTCACCAATAAGATGGCTCCTGCTCTTCGCAA GGTTTATGATCAGATGCCTGAGCCTAGGTGGGTGATATCAATGGGAAGCTGTGCGAATGGAGGGGGATACTACCATTACTCGTACTCTGTTGTGCGTGGTTGTGATAGGATTGTTCCTGTTGATATTTATGTGCCCGGTTGCCCACCCACTGCAGAGGCTTTGCTTTATGGTCTCCTTCAGCTGCAAAAGAAGATCAACAGGCGCAAGGATTTCCTTCATTGGTGGACCAAGTGa
- the LOC124931617 gene encoding protein SENSITIVITY TO RED LIGHT REDUCED 1 → MDRISAESITLGKSSPIEGWTVVMNRRKKRRNKDLPKSGNPNPPEVQPASVVDLEVNPERESRLLQKMMLYIKKVETSDFYSTFIHQIGSPEVQNSILRDLNGESKMKMVIYGIGSIESYESPRLQLSLAILMKKSLGWIGDVEVFDPIISLTESRVMETLGCSVLSVNEEGRREAVEKVLFFMPHCDSDLYDHLLETNWGLEKLKNIIILGNSFEKYEQHALLMRNPDTLNSRKHILAAMKFTKEVKINSVLDAFHDLSWHSFHIIHTHLLQLSSIQSVN, encoded by the coding sequence ATGGATCGTATCTCTGCAGAGTCGATTACACTTGGAAAGTCGAGTCCAATCGAAGGCTGGACAGTTGTTATGAATCGTCGGAAGAAGAGGAGGAACAAAGATTTGCCCAAGTCTGGAAACCCTAATCCACCAGAGGTACAACCTGCATCTGTTGTTGATCTTGAAGTAAATCCCGAAAGGGAATCAAGATTGTTGCAGAAGATGATGCTATACATTAAGAAAGTTGAAACCTCTGACTTCTATTCGACCTTCATTCATCAAATTGGATCTCCGGAGGTTCAGAATTCCATTCTTAGAGATTTGAACGGTGAgtcgaagatgaagatggttATTTATGGAATTGGTAGCATTGAATCATATGAATCACCTCGTCTGCAACTTAGCTTAGCAATTCTGATGAAGAAATCGTTAGGATGGATTGGAGATGTTGAAGTGTTTGATCCAATCATTAGTTTAACTGAATCTAGAGTAATGGAAACTCTAGGTTGCTCTGTGTTATCGGTGAATGAAGAAGGTAGACGAGAAGCTGTAGAAAAGGTGTTATTTTTCATGCCACATTGTGATTCAGATCTGTATGATCATCTTCTGGAGACTAATTGGGGACTGGAGAAGCTGAAGAACATTATAATTCTGGGTAATAGCTTTGAGAAATATGAACAGCATGCATTGTTGATGAGAAATCCAGATACTTTAAATTCGAGGAAGCATATATTGGCAGCCATGAAATTCACAAAAGAAGTTAAGATTAATTCTGTTTTAGATGCATTTCATGATTTGAGTTGGCATTCTTTTCATATTATTCACACTCATCTTCTGCAGCTATCATCCATTCAGAGCGTAAATTAA
- the LOC124931102 gene encoding uncharacterized protein LOC124931102 produces the protein MADKPSRGLVLYGDGLAPFLADKHTHLHSFASRAFCGFLSLPNSPPSENEDARVIREFAQLVDACDSNQNACGEEGASEKVDQRMPVISERFMGMKCAIITNNSALRTFGVKLGLKAFELSEFIDVGHPISDTAAGKLLNLLGFEEGKVSVTSSFDLVFVHIGGDNNNTGEKYTENVNGLVGSLVKNIDEPDSEIGLRLHLSILMSYGTVVDADDSFSVLKSNDSDLSRLLQPSQSYTMRGRNLRSNVRHHYPILIGQWQNAVTRKDGAKGFCFKQFKDNGGMLTIPADRFIHEVAFKLWKTPKYGA, from the exons ATGGCGGACAAGCCCAGCAGAGGGTTAGTACTCTATGGAGATGGGTTAGCTCCTTTTCTCGCTGATAAGCACACACATTTGCACTCCTTCGCCTCTCGCGCTTTCTGTGGCTTCTTGTCCCTCCCCAATTCACCTCCTTCAG AAAACGAAGATGCTAGAGTGATCAGAGAGTTTGCTCAGCTTGTGGATGCTTGTGACAGTAATCAAAATGCA TGCGGAGAAGAAGGGGCTTCTGAGAAAGTTGATCAGCGAATGCCAGTCATCTCTGAGAG GTTTATGGGAATGAAATGTGCTATAATTACAAACAATTCAGCATTAAGAACTTTTGGAGTGAAATTGGGACTGAAGGCTTTTGAGTTAAGCGAATTTATCGACGTGGGGCATCCCATATCCGATACTGCAGCTGGGAAGTTGCTGAATTTGCTTGGTTTTGAAGAAGGGAAAGTTTCAGTGACAAGTTCATTTGATTTAGTCTTTGTCCACATTGGAggagataataataatactgGGGAGAAGTACACAGAAAATGTGAATGGACTAGTTGGGAGCTTAGTGAAGAATATAGATGAACCTGATTCAGAAATTGGTTTGCGCCTGCATCTATCAATTCTAATGAGTTATGGGACTGTAGTGGATGCAGATGATAGCTTCTCTGTTTTGAAAAGTAATGATTCTGATCTGTCTAGGTTATTACAACCTTCTCAAAGCTATACAATGAGAGGTCGGAATCTAAGAAGTAACGTTAG GCATCACTATCCCATATTAATTGGTCAGTGGCAGAATGCTGTAACTCGCAAAGATGGAGCGAAAGGGTTTTGTTTCAAACAGTTTAAAGAT AATGGTGGGATGCTGACTATACCCGCAGATAGATTTATACATGAAGTGGCATTTAAGCTCTGGAAAACACCTAAATATGGAGCTTGA